CAAAACGAACACGCCGGAGCAAATGCAGCTTCAAATGAAAGTGGTCGACGCCATCAAGGGAGTCGGCGCTGATTCTGTCGGCATTCGTTTTGAAGAATTGCCGCCGGAAGCATTGGCACAGTTCCGCGGAACCGCTAATGAGTCGGAAGCACAAGATCTCTTGTCTCCATTGAACAAAGTCGAATTCATTTCCATCGCCAGCGGCAAAGGCGGCGTCGGCAAATCGACCGTCTCTGTCAACTTGGCGATTGCACTTGCGCGTGCAGGGAAAAAAGTCGGCCTCGTTGATGCAGACATCTACGGCTTTAGTGTGCCGGACATGATGGGTATCGACAAAGCACCGGTTGTCCGCGGCGATACGATCATCCCGGTCGAGCGTTTCGGCGTCAAAGTTATTTCCATGGGCTTCTTTGTTGAAGACAATATGCCCGTCGTATGGCGTGGCCCGATGCTCGGGAAAGTTTTGGACCAATTCTTCCGCGACGTAGAGTGGGGAGACTTGGACTATCTTCTATTGGACTTGCCACCAGGCACAGGGGACGTAGCACTCGACATCCACCAAATGCTGCCGGCGTCCAAAGAGATCGTCGTCACCACACCGCATCCAACAGCGGCATTCGTCGCAGCCCGCGCAGGAGCGATGGCTCTCCAAACCAATCACGAAGTCTTGGGTGTTGTCGAGAACATGTCTTGGTTTGAAAGCCAAGGATCCGGCAAAAAAGAATACATCTTCGGCAAAGGCGGCGGGGCAAAACTCGCTGAAGAATTGCAATCGCCATTGCTCGGACAGATTCCGCTTGGACAGCCAGACTGGGATGAAAATGATTTCGCTCCATCTGTCTACGCAGAAGATCACCCAACCGGAAAGATTTATGGGGAGATTGCCCAACAAGTCCTCCAGCAATTCGCGAATAAAGAAAACAAACAGTAAGAGTGTGATCCGGAAACCGGCTTTCGGTTTCCGGATTTTCATTTGACCACAAAAGACTTTCAAGGTTTGTTCACAACTCCTCCTGCAGGTTGAGAGGTTTGTTGATACAATCGAGAGGAACTTTAAACTAACGGAGGCAATATACGTGACTATACGAAATTGGGTTAAATTTGCATTAACTGCATTATTAATAGGTGGGGGGATTACCGGACTCCTCGGAATTTTCATCCGCTGGAACGATGTCTTCTCAGAAGCTGCGCAAAATGGGCAGTGGGGAGAATTCATCGCAGGCTTTGTGTGGATGATCGTCGTCGGATTGACGATGAGCTTGATTGCGCAGATGGGCTTCTTTGCTTACCTGACCATCCATCAGTTCGGCCATAATATGTTCCGCTCGCTGCGGCTGTGGAATTGGGTCCAGCTATTGATCATCGCCATCGTGATCTTCGACTTGATTGTCTTCCGCTTTCTTCCGAATGTCGAAACAGGCGGCCAAGGATTCTTATACGGCGTGTTATTGTTCATTTTGCTAGCGGTGTCGCTCACAACGGCTTACTTCAAAGCAAAATGGACAGCGAAGTCAGCATTTATTTCAGCGCTGTTCTTTATGATTGTCGTCACAACCTTGGAATGGCTGCCAGCCTTAATGGTAAGAGCGGGCAATGTAGACAGCTGGGTGACCTTGCTGCTGTTCCCATTGCTTGCGGTAAATGCCTATCAACTTCTCGCCTTGCCGAAGTACAATGAGAAGTCTGAAGAAGACCGTGTGAAACTCGAAGCGCGCCGTGCTGCCAGAAAAGCGCAGGCAGCTGAGAACAAGAAATGATTTTTCAGAAAAGTTCCGCTTTCTGCCTTTAGGGCAGGGAGCGGATTTTTTTGTTTCCGCTAGGTTTTTCCAGAGTGTCGAGAAACGCTTTGCCTACGGGGTTTAGCAAGCCTTTCTCACGGATTTCAGCGAGCTGAAAAGTTCTTTTGAAAAAAGTTTCTTAAATCCGTTGACATATATTTAAACATGCTTTAATATAATAAAAGTCGTCAGGAACGGCAGCAAACATGAACCTTGAAAACTGAACAGCAAAACGTCAATAATACAGTCGCGAGCGATCGTGACACAACTTACTGATCAGCTTCGGCAGATCAAGCGAATCGCGCGTCTTTCGAGACGGCGATACGCCAGCAGTATTGAGCAATCAACTACTCTATAATGGAGAGTTTGATCCTGGCTCAGGACGAACGCTGGCGGCGTGCCTAATACATGCAAGTCGAGCGGAACCATTGGAGCTTGCTCCTTTGGTTTAGCGGCGGACGGGTGAGTAACACGTGGGCAACCTGCCCTGCAGATCGGGATAACTCCGGGAAACCGGTGCTAATACCGAATAGTTTGCGGCCTCTCATGAGGCTGTACGGAAAGACGGTTTCGGCTGTCACTGCAGGATGGGCCCGCGGCGCATTAGCTAGTTGGTGGGGTAATGGCCTACCAAGGCGACGATGCGTAGCCGACCTGAGAGGGTGATCGGCCACACTGGGACTGAGACACGGCCCAGACTCCTACGGGAGGCAGCAGTAGGGAATCTTCCGCAATGGACGAAAGTCTGACGGAGCAACGCCGCGTGAGTGAAGAAGGTTTTCGGATCGTAAAACTCTGTTGTGAGGGAAGAACAAGTACCAACTAACTATTGGTACCTTGACGGTACCTCACCAGAAAGCCACGGCTAACTACGTGCCAGCAGCCGCGGTAATACGTAGGTGGCAAGCGTTGTCCGGAATTATTGGGCGTAAAGCGCGCGCAGGCGGTCCTTTAAGTCTGATGTGAAAGCCCACGGCTCAACCGTGGAGGGTCATTGGAAACTGGGGGACTTGAGTGCAGAAGAGGAAAGTGGAATTCCACGTGTAGCGGTGAAATGCGTAGAGATGTGGAGGAACACCAGTGGCGAAGGCGACTTTCTGGTCTGTAACTGACGCTGAGGCGCGAAAGCGTGGGGAGCAAACAGGATTAGATACCCTGGTAGTCCACGCCGTAAACGATGAGTGCTAAGTGTTAGGGGGTTTCCGCCCCTTAGTGCTGCAGCTAACGCATTAAGCACTCCGCCTGGGGAGTACGGCCGCAAGGCTGAAACTCAAAGGAATTGACGGGGGCCCGCACAAGCGGTGGAGCATGTGGTTTAATTCGAAGCAACGCGAAGAACCTTACCAGGTCTTGACATCCCGCTGACCGCCTAGGAGACTAGGCTTTCCCTTCGGGGACAGCGGTGACAGGTGGTGCATGGTTGTCGTCAGCTCGTGTCGTGAGATGTTGGGTTAAGTCCCGCAACGAGCGCAACCCTTGATCTTAGTTGCCAGCATTCAGTTGGGCACTCTAAGGTGACTGCCGGTGACAAACCGGAGGAAGGTGGGGATGACGTCAAATCATCATGCCCCTTATGACCTGGGCTACACACGTGCTACAATGGACGGTACAAAGGGCTGCAAACCCGCGAGGGGGAGCCAATCCCAGAAAACCGTTCTCAGTTCGGATTGTAGGCTGCAACTCGCCTGCATGAAGCCGGAATCGCTAGTAATCGCGGATCAGCATGCCGCGGTGAATACGTTCCCGGGCCTTGTACACACCGCCCGTCACACCACGAGAGTTTGTAACACCCGAAGTCGGTGGGGTAACCCTTACGGGAGCCAGCCGCCGAAGGTGGGACAGATGATTGGGGTGAAGTCGTAACAAGGTAGCCGTATCGGAAGGTGCGGCTGGATCACCTCCTTTCTAAGGATAATATCGGAACCGATTTTTCGGAATCGGGTTGACGTTTTGCGTTCAGTTTTGAAGGTTCACTCCTTACGGAGCACTTTCAAACTTGTTCTTTGAAAACTGGATAGATCGACATTGATTAAGAAACAAGCATCATAGTAGCGTGATCGCAATTGCGATCAACTTATTTTTTTTGACCATCAGTGGTTAAGTTAATAAGGGCGCACGGTGGATGCCTTGGCACTAGGAGCCGAAGAAGGACGGCACTAACACCGATATGCCTCGGGGAGCTGTAAGTGAGCTGTGATCCGGGGATTTCCGAATGGGGAAACCCACTGTTCGTAATGGAGCAGTATCCATGTGTGAATTCATAGCACATGAGAAGGCAGACTCAGGGAACTGAAACATCTAAGTACCTGAAGGAAGAGAAAGCAAATGCGATTCCCCAAGTAGCGGCGAGCGAAACGGGATCAGCCCAAACCAGAAGGCTTGCCTTCTGGGGTTGTAGGACACTCTATACGGAGTTACAAAGGAACGGATTAAGCGAAGCGACCTGGAACGGTCCGCGAGACAGGGTAACAGCCCCGTAGCTGAAAGTTCGTTCTCTCCAGAGTGGATCCTGAGTACGGCGGAACACGAGAAATTCCGTCGGAATCCGGGAGGACCATCTCCCAAGGCTAAATACTCCCTAGTGACCGATAGTGAACCAGTACCGTGAGGGAAAGGTGAAAAGCACCCCGGAAGGGGAGTGAAATAGATCCTGAAACCGTGTGCCTACAAGTAGTTAGAGCCCGTTAATGGGTGATAGCGTGCCTTTTGTAGAATGAACCGGCGAGTTACGATTACATGCAAGGTTAAGGCCTATAAGCCGGAGCCGCAGCGAAAGCGAGTCTGAATAGGGCGAATGAGTATGTAGTTGTAGACCCGAAACCAGGTGATCTACCCATGTCCAGGGTGAAGGTAAGGTAACACTTACTGGAGGCCCGAACCCACGCACGTTGAAAAGTGCGGGGATGAGGTGTGGGTAGCGGAGAAATTCCAATCGAACCTGGAGATAGCTGGTTCTCTCCGAAATAGCTTTAGGGCTAGCCTCAAGAAGAGAATCCTGGAGGTAGAGCACTGTTTGGACTAGGGGCCCATCCCGGGTTACCGAATTCAGACAAACTCCGAATGCCAGTGATTTATACTTGGGAGTCAGACTGCGAGTGATAAGATCCGTAGTCAAGAGGGAAACAGCCCAGACCACCAGCTAAGGTCCCCAAATATCCGTTAAGTGGAAAAGGATGTGGCGTTGCTTAGACAACCAGGATGTTGGCTTAGAAGCAGCCATCATTTAAAGAGTGCGTAATAGCTCACTGGTCGAGTGACACTGCGCCGAAAATGTACCGGGGCTAAACGGATTACCGAAGCTGTGGATGGACATCGTAGATGTCCGTGGTAGGAGAGCGTTCTAAGGGCGTTGAAGTCAGACCGGAAGGACTGGTGGAGCGCTTAGAAGTGAGAATGCCGGTATGAGTAACGAAAGACGGGTGAGAATCCCGTCCACCGAATGCCTAAGGTTTCCTGAGGAAGGCTCGTCCGCTCAGGGTTAGTCGGGACCTAAGTCGAGGCCGATAGGCGTAGACGATGGACAACAGGTTGATATTCCTGTACCACCTCCCCGCCGTTTGAGTAATGGGGGGACGCAGAAGGATAGGGTGAGCGTGCCGTTGGTTGTGCACGTCCAAGTTGTGAGATGAGAAACGAGGCAAATCCCGTTTCTATATACATCAAGCAGTGATGGCAAGAGGTTTACCTCAGAGTCCCTGATTTCACACTGCCAAGAAAAGCCTCTAGCGAGGCGGGAGGTGCCCGTACCGCAAACCGACACAGGTAGGCGAGAAGAGAATTCTAAGGTGAGCGAGTGAACTCTCGTTAAGGAACTCGGCAAAATGACCCCGTAACTTCGGGAGAAGGGGTGCTCTGGTAGGGTGTTAAAGCCCGAGAGAGCCGCAGTGAATAGGCCCAGGCGACTGTTTAGCAAAAACACAGGTCTCTGCAAAACCGTAAGGTGACGTATAGGGGCTGACGCCTGCCCGGTGCTGGAAGGTTAAGGGGAGTGCTTAGCGCAAGCGAAGGTGCGAACCGAAGCCCCAGTAAACGGCGGCCGTAACTATAACGGTCCTAAGGTAGCGAAATTCCTTGTCGGGTAAGTTCCGACCCGCACGAAAGGCGTAACGATCTGGGCACTGTCTCAACGAGAGACTCGGTGAAATTATAGTACCTGTGAAGATGCAGGTTACCCGCGACAGGACGGAAAGACCCCGTGGAGCTTTACTGTAGCCTGATATTGAATTTTGGTGCAACTTGTACAGGATAGGTAGGAGCCAGAGAACCCGGAGCGCCAGCTTCGGGGGAGGCGTCGGTGGGATACTACCCTGGTTGTATTGAACTTCTAACCCACAAGCCTTAGCGGCTTGGGAGACAGTGTCAGGCGGGCAGTTTGACTGGGGCGGTCGCCTCCTAAAGAGTAACGGAGGCGCTCAAAGGTTCCCTCAGAATGGTTGGAAATCATTCGCAGAGTGTAAAGGCACAAGGGAGCTTGACTGCGAGACGGACAGGTCGAGCAGGGTCGAAAGACGGACTTAGTGATCCGGTGGTTCCGCATGGAAGGGCCATCGCTCAACGGATAAAAGCTACCCCGGGGATAACAGGCTTATCTCCCCCAAGAGTCCACATCGACGGGGAGGTTTGGCACCTCGATGTCGGCTCATCGCATCCTGGGGCTGTAGTCGGTCCCAAGGGTTGGGCTGTTCGCCCATTAAAGCGGTACGCGAGCTGGGTTCAGAACGTCGTGAGACAGTTCGGTCCCTATCCGTCGCGGGCGCAGGAAATTTGAGAGGAGCTGTCCTTAGTACGAGAGGACCGGGATGGACACACCGCTGGTGTACCAGTTGTTCTGCCAAGAGCATCGCTGGGTAGCTATGTGTGGCCGGGATAAGTGCTGAAAGCATCTAAGCACGAAGCCCCCCTCAAGATGAGATTTCCCATTGCGCAAGCAAGTAAGATCCCTCAGAGACGATGAGGTAGATAGGTTCGGGGTGGAAGCGTGGCGACACGTGCAGCTGACGAATACTAATCGATCGAGGACTTAACCAATAACTGAAATGCGTTTCCATAATCCAATGTCGATTTATCCAGTTTTGAGCGAACAAGCTCAAAAGTCCAGTGATGATGGCAAAGAGGCCACACCCGTTCCCATCCCGAACACGGAAGTTAAGCTCTTTTGCGCCGATGGTAGTTGGGGGTTTCCCCCTGTGAGAGTAGGACGTCGCTGGGCAATTATCTTTTTTTACTTTGTACCGAGATTTCCTTTTACCTTGCTTCCATAGCTCAGTAGGTAGAGTGCTTCCATGGTAAGGAAGAGGTCACCGGTTCGAGCCCGGTTGGAAGCTTTTGATTCTTTGAAGTTTCTTTACATCGGAAACTGTTTTCTTTATAATTTTTGTAAGGCCCCTTGGTCAAGCGGTTAAGACACCGCCCTTTCACGGCGGTAACACGGGTTCGAATCCCGTAGGGGTCACCATTCATGGAGGATTAGCTCAGCTGGGAGAGCATCTGCCTTACAAGCAGAGGGTCGGCGGTTCGATCCCGTCATCCTCCACCATGTATCCATTTCGGATGTTAATCGAATAGCGGTGGGGTAGCGAAGTGGCTAAACGCGGCGGACTGTAAATCCGCTCCTTCGGGTTCGGCAGTTCGAATCTGCCCCCCACCACCAGTTTTTATTACTTTGGGGTATAGCCAAGCGGTAAGGCAACGGGTTTTGATCCCGTCATGCCCTGGTTCGAATCCAGGTACCCCAGCCATTTTTTATTGCGAGCCATTAGCTCAGTTGGTAGAGCATCTGACTTTTAATCAGAGGGTCGAAGGTTCGAATCCTTCATGGCTCATTTATCTTTGCGCATTTTCGCGCGGGGCCTTAGCTCAGCTGGGAGAGCGCGACGCTGGCAGCGTCGAGGTCAGGGGTTCGAGCCCCCTAGGCTCCATTGTTCCATGTGCAATCCATGTGTAAAAATCCCGTATCCATTCAATTGGATACGGGATTTTTTTAGTTTCCAATATATTCGGATTGTGGCCGGAAAATCACGTTATCTTGCTGCTGTTCTATCGCGTGTGCGGTCCAGCCGACGATCCGTGCGATGCTGAAGGTTGGGGTAAAGAGCACAGGTGGCATTTGAATAGAGCGCATGATCGCAGCTGCATAAAATTCTACATTTGTGTAAAGGGCTCGTCCCGGTTTTTGCGCATTCAATAAGTGAGTGATTTCGGACTCTGCCAGGACAGCGAGGTTCAGCCACGCGTCTTTTTGCTGAAGCTGGTGGCATTTTTCGCGCAGCAGAAGCGCACGTGGATCTTCTGTACGGTATACGCGGTGGCCGAAGCCCATGATTTTTTCGCCTTGAGCCAGTTTTTGTTCGATGACGGCTTTGATCCTCTCAGGGCTTTGGATTTCGTCGAGTAGTTCCAGGACGCCAGACGGGGCACCTCCATGCAGGGGGCCTTTCATCGTACCGAGTGCGGAAACGATAGCGGCGCTCAAGTCGGATTCCGTGGAAATGGTGACACGGCTGGCGAAAGTGGAGGCATTCATGCCGTGTTCCATCGTTAAGTTCAGGTAGGTTTCCAAAGCTTCTGTTTGGGTGGGTGTTGGCATTTCGCCTTTGATCATCCATAAATAATTAGCGGTGTGGCTGAGATCGCTTCTAGGTGCGATGAATTCCTGACCGATGCTTTTCCGATACAGCAAAGCAGTCATAACGGGAAGGGCGGCTGTTAAAGCGTTGGCTTGCTGTTGGGACTCAAGTTCCTTGAATTCGGCGTGCTGATAGGCTGAGACCAGTGTTCGCATGCCATCCATTAAAGAGGTTTCTATCGGAAGCGTTTGTGCGATTGCGATGAGATAGTCCGGCAGTTGGCGATAGGATATTAAGTCCTGTGTCAGACTTGCAAGTTCTGCGCGGGATGCGTGATGGCCATGCCATAGAAAATAGGCGGTTTGTTCGAAACTTTTTCCTTCAGTTGCTTCATGAACCAATTGGCCACGATAACGAAGTTCTCCTTTATCTCCTTCAACAGAGGCAATGGCAGTTTGAACAGCGACGATGCCTTTCAAGCCTTTTTGAAACATGTGAATTCCTCCTTTTTTTCAAGTATAGATCGAAATCTTGATTATGAAAATTAAAGATTTATAATTAAAATAATTAAGAAAATTAATTGAAGGTGGAGTGACGATGGAGATGCAATGGCTAAGGACTTTTGCGGATGCGGCAGAAACCTTGAATTTCCGCAAGACTTCGGAACGTTTGATGTTGTCTCAGCCAAGTGTGACGGTACATATCCGTCAGTTGGAAGCGTATTTGGGAATCCGCTTATTTGATCGCATCAAAAATCGTGTGGTGCTGACCGAGGAAGGGCGCCATTTTAAGCAGCAGGCAGAAAAATTGGTGGAAATATTCGATGCCACCGTAGACGACATCCAGTCATTTGCCCAAGGTTACCGGCGAAAATGGACCATCGCTATTTCGCCGTTGATGGCGGAGACGGTGTTGCCGTATATTCTAAATTCGTTTACGAAAGCCCATCCGGATCTCGAACTGGTGATTCGTGTGGAGGAGTCGGAAGCGATCGAGGGCTTAGTGGAAAGCGGGGAAGTGGCTGCGGGTATATCCGCCTTAGTTCCAGTTAAGCGCGTCATCCTCCATGAAGTGGTCTATGAGGATCCTTTGATACTCATCATGCCAAGGGATGCGTATGACGACGAGCACGGACCGGTAGTTTCGGCCGAAGAGGCTTTGCGAAAACACTACATTTTTACGCATCATCACCCTGTGTTTTGGGAAGAGTTGTTGGTGAAACTACGCGTGCAGCTCCCGGGAATTCGGACGATGACGGTGACGCAAGCCCACATCGCGAAGCGCTTTATCCAAGAAGGGCTCGGTGTGTCGTTTTTGCCGAGGTCAATGGTGCGCCGTGAGTTAATTGAAGGGCGGCTGATGGAAGTTCGATTTGACTTGTTTCCATTGCCTACTGTGGCGACGTATTTCCTGGCGCGCAGCATGGGTGAGCTGGAAAAGGATTTTTTGAGCCGCATTCAATCGGTGTATTTTCAATGAAATAAAGTGGCGGTGCCATGATAGTAAACGGAGGATTTGCTGGTATACTGCCTATAAGGAGGGGATGGATATGTATATTGAACAGCGCAATATTCGGCTTCGTTTGCTGAAACGTGAGGATTTTGAGGCATTATGGACGCTTTATACACCGGATATCTTTGAATACATGCTGACGAAAGTAGAGCGTTTTGAAGATTTGGAGGCGTGGCTATCGACTGGCATGAACCAATCCAATGTGCTGGTATTTGCCGTGGAGCTGCCGGAAAGTGGCGAGATTGTTGGCACAACCCGCCTTTATGCCATTGACGATACGAACAGAAGCTGCGAAATCGGCGCAACTTTTTACAGTGAAAAAGCACAGCGCACTCATGTCAATACGGCCGTCAAACATGCGCTGCTAGGCTATTGTTTCGAAGAGCGGGAGATGATTCGCGTCCAGTTCAAAACCGATGCTGACAATATCCGTTCCCAACAATCGATCGAACGTATTGGAGCGGTCAAAGAAGGGCATTTGCGCAACGAACGGATTCGCTCGACAGGTCAACCGAGAGATGCCATTGTCTATTCCATTATCGACCGGGAATGGCCAGATGTGAAAAAAGCCCTGGAAGAAAAAATGAATAAATATTCGGAATAATGTTGAGTTGAGCCAAGGTGAGCTCAGAGGGTACAATGAATGTATCTTACTGAGGGGGTATAAAATAATGAATAAATTAAATGTTTCTATTATAGGTGTACCAATGGATCACGGACAAATGCGCCGCGGCGTCGACATGGGGCCAAGCGCCATTCGTTACGCAGGTGTTGTGGACCGTATCGAAAATCTCGGACATGCGGTAAATGATGA
This is a stretch of genomic DNA from Planococcus maritimus. It encodes these proteins:
- a CDS encoding Mrp/NBP35 family ATP-binding protein yields the protein MLSETQVREAVGALEDPFLHRTLSETNGIISVKIKEEKKYVSVKLAIAKTNTPEQMQLQMKVVDAIKGVGADSVGIRFEELPPEALAQFRGTANESEAQDLLSPLNKVEFISIASGKGGVGKSTVSVNLAIALARAGKKVGLVDADIYGFSVPDMMGIDKAPVVRGDTIIPVERFGVKVISMGFFVEDNMPVVWRGPMLGKVLDQFFRDVEWGDLDYLLLDLPPGTGDVALDIHQMLPASKEIVVTTPHPTAAFVAARAGAMALQTNHEVLGVVENMSWFESQGSGKKEYIFGKGGGAKLAEELQSPLLGQIPLGQPDWDENDFAPSVYAEDHPTGKIYGEIAQQVLQQFANKENKQ
- a CDS encoding KinB-signaling pathway activation protein; amino-acid sequence: MTIRNWVKFALTALLIGGGITGLLGIFIRWNDVFSEAAQNGQWGEFIAGFVWMIVVGLTMSLIAQMGFFAYLTIHQFGHNMFRSLRLWNWVQLLIIAIVIFDLIVFRFLPNVETGGQGFLYGVLLFILLAVSLTTAYFKAKWTAKSAFISALFFMIVVTTLEWLPALMVRAGNVDSWVTLLLFPLLAVNAYQLLALPKYNEKSEEDRVKLEARRAARKAQAAENKK
- a CDS encoding citrate synthase/methylcitrate synthase, with the translated sequence MFQKGLKGIVAVQTAIASVEGDKGELRYRGQLVHEATEGKSFEQTAYFLWHGHHASRAELASLTQDLISYRQLPDYLIAIAQTLPIETSLMDGMRTLVSAYQHAEFKELESQQQANALTAALPVMTALLYRKSIGQEFIAPRSDLSHTANYLWMIKGEMPTPTQTEALETYLNLTMEHGMNASTFASRVTISTESDLSAAIVSALGTMKGPLHGGAPSGVLELLDEIQSPERIKAVIEQKLAQGEKIMGFGHRVYRTEDPRALLLREKCHQLQQKDAWLNLAVLAESEITHLLNAQKPGRALYTNVEFYAAAIMRSIQMPPVLFTPTFSIARIVGWTAHAIEQQQDNVIFRPQSEYIGN
- a CDS encoding LysR family transcriptional regulator — translated: MEMQWLRTFADAAETLNFRKTSERLMLSQPSVTVHIRQLEAYLGIRLFDRIKNRVVLTEEGRHFKQQAEKLVEIFDATVDDIQSFAQGYRRKWTIAISPLMAETVLPYILNSFTKAHPDLELVIRVEESEAIEGLVESGEVAAGISALVPVKRVILHEVVYEDPLILIMPRDAYDDEHGPVVSAEEALRKHYIFTHHHPVFWEELLVKLRVQLPGIRTMTVTQAHIAKRFIQEGLGVSFLPRSMVRRELIEGRLMEVRFDLFPLPTVATYFLARSMGELEKDFLSRIQSVYFQ
- a CDS encoding GNAT family N-acetyltransferase; its protein translation is MYIEQRNIRLRLLKREDFEALWTLYTPDIFEYMLTKVERFEDLEAWLSTGMNQSNVLVFAVELPESGEIVGTTRLYAIDDTNRSCEIGATFYSEKAQRTHVNTAVKHALLGYCFEEREMIRVQFKTDADNIRSQQSIERIGAVKEGHLRNERIRSTGQPRDAIVYSIIDREWPDVKKALEEKMNKYSE